TGCCGCCAGCGCCGCATCCCGATCATCACGGTCATCAACAAGTGGGACCGACCGGGTCGCGAGCCGCTCGACCTCATGGACGAGATCAAGGAGCGCACGGGCCTCCTCCCCACGCCGCTCACCTGGCCCGTCGGCGAGTCCGGCGCGTTCTTCGGCGTGGTCGACCGCTCCACCGGCGAGTGCGTGCACTTCACCCGCACGGCCGGCGGCGCGAGCATCGCCCCCGAGACCCGCATGTCGCCCGATGAGGCCCTCGCCGAGGCCGGATCCGCGTGGACCAACGCCGTCGAGGAGAGCGAGCTCCTGCACGAGGAGGGCCAGGACCACGACGAGGAGTCGTTCCTCGCCCGCCGCACCACGCCGGTGCTCTTCGCGGCCGCCGTCCTCAACTTCGGCGTGACCCACATCCTCGACGCGCTCGACGCCATCGCCCCGGCGGCGCAGCCGCGGCCCGACGAGCAGGACCGCACGCGTCCCGTCGAGGAGGACTTCTCCGGCTTCGTCTTCAAGGTCCAGTCGGGCATGAACACCGCGCACCGCGACCGCCTCGCCTTCATGCGGATCTGCTCGGGCGTCTTCCACCGCGGCATGACGGTCACGCACGCCCAGACCGGCCGCCCCTTCGTCACGAAGTACGCGCAGCAGCTGTTCGGCCGCGAGCGCTCCACCGTCGACGACGCGTACCCCGGTGACGTCGTCGGCCTCGTCAACGCGTCCAACATCCGCGTGGGCGACACGCTCTTCGACGGCGCGCCCGTCACCTTCCCGCGCCTGCCGCAGTTCGCGCCCGAGCTCTTCCGCGTGGTCCGGTCCAAGGACACGAGCACGCACAAGCAGTTCCGCAAGGGCATCGAGCAGCTGGACCACGAGGGCGTCATCCAGGTGATGCGCTCCGACCTCCGCGGCGACCAGGCGCCCGTCCTCGGCGCCGTCGGCCCCATGCAGTTCGAGGTCGTCGTGGAGCGCATGACGAACGAGTTCCGCGCGCCGCTGCGCATGGAGCCGCTCGAGTACCAGGTCGCCCGCATCACCGACGCCGCCTCCGCGCCGGCCCTCGCGAAGACCATCGGCGTCGAGGTACTGGTCCGGTCCGACGGCACGCACATCGCCCTCATCACCACGCCGTGGCGTCTCAAGGCGATCCAGCGAGACAGCCCGGAGCTCACCCTCGTCGACGCCGCGACGGCCCTGCCGGACGCGTGATGACGGGAGCGGGGGCGTGACCCCTCGGCCGGTCACGGCTCCGCGGCTCGTGACGCACGGGATGCGGGCGTGACCCCCTCAGCCGGTCATGACTCCACGCCCGGTGATCGGCGGGATGCGGCCGTGACCTCCCTGGCGGGTCACACCGCTGCCGCCGACACCGCTCCCGTCAGCGATCCGGCCATCGACGCAGTCCCTGCATCTGCCGCGGATGCCCCCGCGTGCGGCGAGACCATCGCCGTCCGAGGCCCGGCGATCGACGCCGAGACCCGCTGCATCCACTACGGCTCCCCGCTCGACGTGGTCGCCCTCCGCGCCCCGTGCTGCGACGCGTGGTACCCGTGCCACCTCTGCCACGCGGCCGTCGCGGATCACCCGCTCGCGGTGATCCCCCGCACCGAGCACCACCTGCCGGCCGCCCTCTGCGGCGTGTGCCGAGCCACCATGAGCGTGCCCGAGTACCTCGCGGCGGACTCCTGCCCGAACTGCGGCGCCGAATTCAACCCCGGCTGCGCGGCCCACGCCCACCTCTACTTCGCGCCCTGACGGGATCCGGCCACGGCACGCCCGCAGCCTCAACCGCGGTCTGCCGCTCACCCCGGGCCGTCGACTCCCGGTCGGGCAGCCTCGCGGCCCGCCTCACTGAAACCGCCCGAGTGCCGCTACCCGCCCGCCGGCATGTCCGCGAAGCGCGAGAAGTGCCCGTGGAACCCGACCGTGATGGTGCCCGTCGGCCCGTTGCGATGCTTGGCGACGATGAAGTCGGCCTCGCCCGCGCGCGGGTTGTCCTTCTCGTAGGCGCTCTCGCGGTGCAACAGGATGACCATGTCGGCGTCCTGCTCGAGCGACCCGGACTCGCGGAGGTCGGAGATGGCCGGCATCTTGTCGGCCCGCTGCTCGGGACCTCGGTTCAGCTGCGACAGCGCGATGACGGGAACCTGCAGCTCCTTCGCCATGAGCTTGAGCGCGCGCGAGAACTCCGAGACCTCCTGCTGCCGCGACTCGACCTTCTTGCCGCTCGTCATGAGCTGCAGGTAGTCGATGACGACGAGCTTCAGCCCGACCTTCTGCTTGAGCCGTCGGCACTTCGCCCGGATCTCGACGAGCGTCATGTTGGGGCTGTCGTCGATGTACAGCGGCGCGTCGTTGATGCGGCCGCGGGTCTGGGCGATGGT
This window of the Clavibacter sepedonicus genome carries:
- a CDS encoding peptide chain release factor 3, with amino-acid sequence MSTITPPRAPASASASPVLREASRRRTFAVISHPDAGKSTLTEALLLHAHAIGSAGAVHGKQGRKSTVSDWMDMEKERGISVSSAAIQFTHRDTVMNVVDTPGHADFSEDTYRVLSAVDAAIMLVDASRGLETQTMKLFEVCRQRRIPIITVINKWDRPGREPLDLMDEIKERTGLLPTPLTWPVGESGAFFGVVDRSTGECVHFTRTAGGASIAPETRMSPDEALAEAGSAWTNAVEESELLHEEGQDHDEESFLARRTTPVLFAAAVLNFGVTHILDALDAIAPAAQPRPDEQDRTRPVEEDFSGFVFKVQSGMNTAHRDRLAFMRICSGVFHRGMTVTHAQTGRPFVTKYAQQLFGRERSTVDDAYPGDVVGLVNASNIRVGDTLFDGAPVTFPRLPQFAPELFRVVRSKDTSTHKQFRKGIEQLDHEGVIQVMRSDLRGDQAPVLGAVGPMQFEVVVERMTNEFRAPLRMEPLEYQVARITDAASAPALAKTIGVEVLVRSDGTHIALITTPWRLKAIQRDSPELTLVDAATALPDA
- a CDS encoding CHY zinc finger protein, whose amino-acid sequence is MTSLAGHTAAADTAPVSDPAIDAVPASAADAPACGETIAVRGPAIDAETRCIHYGSPLDVVALRAPCCDAWYPCHLCHAAVADHPLAVIPRTEHHLPAALCGVCRATMSVPEYLAADSCPNCGAEFNPGCAAHAHLYFAP